One genomic window of Plasmodium coatneyi strain Hackeri chromosome 12, complete sequence includes the following:
- a CDS encoding ABC transporter: protein MKSLLKLEKPFSAPWLCRRCYMSNSEISKFKIRKSSREHGPEELKKPSKVRNPVREKHTCSDLTTPFEIYKWSHILNTKNESLIDDVIRQVEGKKKKKRTEKKNPHGNATVSTSNEATLNIHRSDGIGDSLNLHRTAHRYHIVINDKENDIYVENEISTLFSNMINTLEDRLHNNPAAMSLLKMAKENESHIFYYLYNNFKIVRLLPYKCFWHYEYAEDIFPADGTQNEEGQDNEYLFKNIDLNKLDLLLRGEEDMLNGAQTKRCKLEGKYNGDEREILNEQQVGGKHKFKFASREEGVLRTSETYHGAGTNYTSLGQIEEEKQSDHQAVTNDVHAQSGYHFLTAPFGNKSPDNSPWMDQKRFLSTVGTSNNANTLHKMRSQIFHSAEKFEDIDIAGQHDGIKRDNWGSATKSDNLNEGVDNTSTFTSTEAKKDKHIHIEGEERNAAESVSHGNMVDEHDFNYDINLLNNKIICGDKSERTNFRISKVPVSPLSRATVFGKVLLDIARNSSVEYIKSSLTNAFGGGDATNSGMRNTIVSEKNAEILANGLSKMRGVVLKLGQMISLQDEHLSPILGKALKIVCNSADVMPTSQLKSVLKEELGKDYEKKFDSFDYVPFASASIGQVHKAIINKKKVAVKIQYPGVYESIDSDIKNVLLINQYTNLILKNLYIENVCREIKKELKCECDYINEAKYYVLFKNIFKNSKYFYVPSVYTEYVTKHVLVTSYVEGISLDEVAERFPQAIRDSIGQRILYLCLHELFVFKIMNTDPNLGNFLYDQKRDKLCLIDFGATRSYKNEFVDNYLRLVKASVEEDEAKIYHYSYELNFFVGKEIEEMKNSHIKSVILVGEPFKYPEYDFANNDIAKQIYKLLPKIIYNRLVPPRSEIYTLHRKLSGSFLICMKLKAKVKAAHIFNSIYDNYKFTTEDTYLRDRLKTY from the coding sequence ATGAAAAGCTTACTAAAATTGGAGAAGCCTTTTTCTGCGCCTTGGCTCTGTAGAAGGTGTTACATGAGCAATAGCGAAATaagtaaatttaaaattaggAAAAGTAGCCGTGAACATGGCCCAGAGGAATTGAAGAAGCCCAGTAAGGTGCGGAACCCAGTGAGGGAGAAACACACCTGTAGCGATTTAACAACCCCATTCGAAATATACAAATGGTCGCACATTCTGAACACGAAAAATGAGAGTTTAATAGATGACGTAATAAGgcaagtggaaggaaaaaagaaaaaaaaaagaacagaaaaaaaaaacccacaTGGGAATGCCACTGTCAGTACAAGCAATGAGGCTACTCTGAATATACATCGTAGCGATGGCATAGGTGACTCACTCAACTTACACAGAACTGCCCATCGGTACCATATCGTAATAAATGACAAGGAAAATGacatatatgtggaaaaCGAAATAAGTACCTTATTTTCCAACATGATAAACACCCTGGAAGACCGTTTGCATAATAACCCAGCGGCAATGAGTTTGctaaaaatggcaaaggaAAACGAATCTCACATATTTTACTACCTCTATAATAATTTCAAAATTGTACGTTTGTTACCATATAAATGTTTTTGGCACTATGAATATGCTGAAGACATTTTCCCTGCAGATGGAAcgcaaaatgaggaaggacAGGATAATGAGTACTTGTTCAAAAACATAGATTTAAATAAACTGGACTTATTGctaaggggggaagaagacatGCTAAATGGCGCGCAAACTAAAAGATGCAAATTAGAGGGCAAATATAATGGTGATGAAAGGGAAATTCTGAATGAACAGCAGGTGGGTGGTAAGCACAAATTTAAATTTGCCAGTCGGGAAGAAGGTGTCTTACGTACGAGCGAAACGTACCACGGGGCAGGAACGAATTATACCTCGCTTGGCCAaattgaggaagaaaagcaaaGTGACCACCAGGCAGTTACTAATGATGTGCACGCACAAAGCGGCTACCATTTTTTGACAGCCCCATTTGGGAATAAATCCCCAGATAACTCCCCCTGGATGGACCAAAAAAGGTTTCTCTCCACCGTTGGTACATCAAATAATGCAAACACGTTACATAAAATGAGATCCCAAATTTTCCACAGTGctgaaaaatttgaagatATCGATATTGCGGGGCAGCATGATGGCATAAAAAGGGACAATTGGGGAAGCGCAACCAAAAGTGACAATTTGAACGAAGGTGTGGATAATACTAGCACATTCACTTCCACAGAGGCGAAAAAAGataaacatatacatatagagggggaagaaagaaatgctGCGGAAAGCGTAAGTCATGGGAACATGGTGGATGAGCACGACTTCAATTACGACATTAACCTTTTaaacaataaaataatatgcgGGGATAAATCTGAAAGGACAAATTTTAGAATCAGCAAAGTGCCCGTGTCGCCTCTCAGTAGGGCCACCGTTTTTGGAAAGGTTCTGTTGGATATTGCAAGGAATAGCAGCGTGGAATACATTAAAAGTAGTTTAACCAATGCGTTTGGAGGAGGTGATGCTACAAATAGCGGTATGCGTAACACAATCGTGAGTGAGAAGAACGCAGAAATTCTGGCAAACGGGTTGAGCAAAATGAGAGGAGTAGTCCTAAAGTTGGGCCAAATGATCAGCTTGCAAGATGAGCATCTGTCGCCCATTTTGGGGAAGGCCCTAAAAATAGTGTGCAATTCAGCGGATGTAATGCCCACGAGCCAATTAAAAAGTGTTCTAAAAGAAGAGTTGGGGAAggattatgaaaaaaaattcgactCGTTTGATTATGTCCCTTTTGCAAGTGCATCCATTGGACAGGTCCATAAagcaataataaataaaaaaaaagtggcagtGAAAATTCAGTACCCAGGTGTGTACGAATCTATCGATAgtgacataaaaaatgttctacTCATAAATCAGTATACCAATTTGAtactaaaaaatttatatattgaAAATGTGTGTAGAGAAATTAAGAAGGAATTAAAATGTGAGTGTGATTATATTAACGAAGCAAAATATTatgtcctttttaaaaatatttttaaaaatagcaaatatttttatgtaccttCTGTGTATACTGAATATGTGACAAAACACGTGTTAGTAACTTCCTACGTGGAAGGCATAAGTCTAGATGAAGTCGCAGAGAGGTTCCCGCAAGCCATTCGAGATTCCATAGGCCAAAGAATTCTTTACCTCTGTTTACATGAATTGTTTGTatttaaaattatgaacacgGATCCTAATttgggcaattttttatatgaccaaaaaagggacaagtTATGCTTAATCGATTTCGGGGCCACCAGAtcttacaaaaatgaatttgTTGATAATTATTTAAGACTTGTTAAAGCATCCGTGGAGGAAGACGAAGCTAAAATTTATCACTACTCCTATGAGCTTAACTTTTTTGTAGGTaaagaaattgaagaaatgaaaaattcacATATCAAATCGGTGATCCTAGTGGGGGAACCTTTCAAATATCCAGAGTACGATTTTGCCAATAATGATATTGCTAAGCAGATATATAAGCTGTTGCCCAAAATTATTTACAATAGGTTGGTACCCCCCCGGTCCGAAATTTACACGCTGCATAGAAAATTATCCGGCTCCTTCTTAATTTGCATGAAACTCAAGGCAAAGGTGAAGGCTGCCCATATCTTCAACTCCATCTACGACAATTATAAGTTCACAACGGAGGATACTTATTTGCGAGATAGACTGAAGACATACTAA
- a CDS encoding 50S ribosomal protein L33 codes for MKKCDIFFLYLIFFVLTTIKCCQPFIIPNNTKMVNGPLLKNCCRSNRIVTIFGKKKKNRKVVVIECTEARKYGKQPSRYVTEKNKVNTPKKLQLYKYNKYLKRRTLHVEIK; via the exons atgaaaaaatgtgacatttttttcttatatttaatttttttcgttctaaCCACCATCAAATGTTGCCAACCGTTTATAATTCCAAACAacacaaaaatggtaaaCGGTCCTCTTTTGAAGAACTGCTGCAGGAGCAACCGAATTG TAACaatttttgggaaaaaaaaaaagaacaggaaaGTTGTTGTCATAGAATGCACGGAAGCAAGGAAATACGGGAAGCAGCCGTCAAGATATGTgacagagaaaaataaagtaaacaCACCGAAGAAGTTGCAGTTGTACAAGTATAATAAATAtcttaaaagaagaacattACACGTAGAAATTAAGTAA
- a CDS encoding Protein phosphatase — protein sequence MPVVGGAHVIPMKNYTIVSDGYGEKGVKKTYEDEFFICENLKTFNKSLHPNFNFSCFCLIDGHNGKNTATFLKKNLAQELSNSFAANQETYDETLPIPDHFIRIGVNNACKKIDEKLSVQFPGCKDGATCVIILIKDDYAYIINIGDSSAYLCRFLNNANQAIDLVDIHKPWVLSEKERIIKHGGRIENGRVNDIIDVTRAFGDLMLKKYGLLCTGTFKKFKISSDDNFIIMGTDGFFSFVDVNHITNEIVALSRKEERMVNVEKKKTVFDAQNVCRIMVEHAIVDKKSQDNVTVILIKFLHK from the exons ATGCCAGTAGTTGGAGGAGCACACGTAATACCCATga AAAATTACACAATAGTCAGTGATGGGTATGGCGAAAAGGGCGTAAAGAAGACATACGAAGATGAGTTTTTTATCTGCGAAAATTTGAAGACCTTCAATAAGAGCTTGCACcccaattttaatttttc CTGCTTTTGCCTGATCGATGGACATAACGGAAAAAACACCGcaacatttttgaagaaaaatctGGCACAGGAATTGTCTAACAGTTTTGCGGCCAATCAGGAGACCTACGATGAGACTCTTCCAATACCAGACCACTTCATAAGAATT GGTGTAAATAATGCGTGCAAAAAAATCGACGAAAAATTATCCGTGCAGTTTCCCGGGTGCAAAG ACGGAGCTAcatgtgtaattattttaattaaggATGATTATgcgtatataataaatataggAGACTCATCGGCGTATCTGTGCAGATTTCTGAATAATGCCAACCAAG CTATAGACCTAGTGGATATCCATAAACCTTGGGTGCTTTCCGAAAAGGAGAGAATTATCAAACATGGTGGAAGGATCGAAAATGGCCGAGTGAATGATATTATCGATGTGACGAGGGCCTTTGGGGATCTCAT GCTGAAGAAATACGGATTGCTCTGCACAGGGACattcaaaaaatttaaaatcaGCTCGGACGACAATTTTATTATCATGGGCACGGATGGTTTTTTCAGCTTTGTGGATGTGAACCATATAACGAATGAGATAGTCGCTTTGTCTAGGAAG GAAGAAAGGATGGTAAAtgtggaaaagaagaaaactgTGTTTGACGCCCAAAATGTTTGTAGAATTATGGTTGAGCATGCCATTGTGGATAAGAAGTCACAG gACAATGTCACCGTTATTTTGATAAAGTTCTtacacaaataa
- a CDS encoding RuvB-like helicase translates to MNIIESNREKERISLHSHISGLGLDADGFVQDLNFEQKKRKGGKVGVNGFMNGHPNGVTNGHPNGVTNEQANPDDALCNEFTGNGMEEEQGMKANSELNGYVHTNGECTHPQEESDDEVYRNFYNCKGMIGQKKAREAAGIFINLIKEKNICKCLLLAGPSGSGKTAIAIAISKEISEDSIPFCIFNASQVYSCEVKKTEILTQYIRKSIGVKIKEIKEVFEGEVINIEPFYDDTYEEKKISYVHITLKTLKEQKKIKIHSSIYDNIVKEKIQEKDIIYIESHSGLVKRVGKCSLYQDMFDIETDTFVDLPKGNVHKKKNIIQNVTLYDLDISNVQPKDNILNFLQNSKSKKTEITDKLRNEINKIVYKYVDQGIAQIIPGVLFIDEVHMLDIECFTYLNRTLESNLAPIVILATNRGICNIKGTNIISAHGIPVDLLDRIIIVKTMLYNKDEILQVLKLRCKFEKIKIENEALHYLADIGIQCSLRYAIQLLTPAKILSKRKGKKRINKSIIEIVSSIFFDTKRSTQLLLDDKNKYLY, encoded by the exons ATGAATATCATTGAATCGAATAGGGAAAAGGAGAGGATAAGCCTGCACAGCCATATTAGTGGCTTGGGGCTAGATGCGGACGGGTTCGTGCAGGACTTGAACtttgagcagaaaaaaaggaaaggcgGCAAAGTGGGCGTCAACGGGTTCATGAATGGGCATCCAAATGGGGTAACAAATGGGCATCCGAATGGGGTAACAAATGAGCAGGCAAACCCGGATGACGCATTATGTAACGAATTCACAGGTAACGGAATGGAAGAAGAGCAGGGAATGAAGGCAAACAGTGAACTTAATGGgtatgtgcacacaaatgggGAGTGCACTCATCCCCAGGAAGAAAGCGACGATGAAGTATATCGAAACTTCTACAACTGCAAAGGAATGATTGGACAAAAGAAAGCGAGAGAAGCCGCAGGAATATTTATCAATctaattaaggaaaaaaatatatgcaaatgttTGCTCTTAGCAGGCCCCAGTGGAAGCGGAAAAACAGCCATAGCAATAGCTATAAGTAAGGAAATTAGTGAAGATTCCATCCCTTTTTGCATCTTCAATGCATCTCAGGTATATTCTtgtgaagtaaaaaaaacagaaatatTAACTcaatatataaggaaaagtatcggcgtaaaaataaaagaaataaaagaagtgttTGAGGGTGAAGTCATAAACATAGAACCATTTTACGATGATACatacgaagaaaaaaaaatttcctatgtacatattacCTTGAAGACtttgaaggaacaaaaaaaaataaaaattcattcATCTATATATGATAATATTGTCAAAGAGAAAATTCAAGAAAAAGATATTATATACATTGAATCACACAGCGGGTTAGTTAAACGGGTAGGGAAATGCAGCTTATACCAAGATATGTTTGATATCGAGACGGACACGTTTGTTGACTTACCTAAAGGAAATGtgcataagaaaaaaaatatcattcaGAATGTTACCCTCTACGATTTAGATATATCTAATGTGCAGCCAAAGGATAATATTctcaattttttgcaaaactcTAAATCTAAGAAAACCGAAATTACCGATAAACTGAGAAAtgaaattaacaaaattgtttATAAATATGTCGACCAGGGGATAGCTCAAATTATACCGGGAGTCCTCTTCATTGACGAG GTGCATATGCTAGACATTGAGTGCTTCACATACTTGAACCGAACTTTGGAATCCAACTTGGCCCCCATAGTCATTTTGGCCACAAATCGAGGAATATGCAACATAAAAG GTACGAACATTATATCTGCCCACGGAATCCCAGTTGACTTACTCGATCGAATCATAATTGTTAAAACCATGTTGTACAATAAAGACGAAATACTGCAG GTTCTAAAACTGAGGTGCAAAtttgagaaaataaaaatcgaAAACGAAGCCTTACATTACTTGGCAGACATAG GCATCCAGTGTTCCCTAAGATATGCCATTCAACTTTTAACCCCAGCGAAAATATTAtccaaaagaaaagggaaaaaaaggataaataaAAGCATCATAGAAATTGtttcgtccattttttttgacacAAAAAGATCCACGCAGCTTCTCTTGGAcgacaaaaataaatatttgtaCTAG
- a CDS encoding Acyl CoA binding protein, translating to MSMAELFEKCVSFINGLPASEIISVENKLLLYKYFKQGTIGNCNIGAPSMFRLQERKKYEAWKSIENLSKEEAKKKYVETVQNLYPDWEKEI from the coding sequence ATGAGTATGGCAgaattatttgaaaaatgcgTGTCCTTCATCAACGGACTTCCCGCAAGTGAAATAATCTCCgttgaaaataaattacttCTGTACAAATACTTTAAGCAAGGCACAATTGGAAACTGTAACATAGGTGCACCAAGCATGTTTAGGCTccaggaaagaaaaaaatatgaagcaTGGAAATCAATTGAAAATTTGAgcaaggaggaagcaaagaaGAAGTATGTCGAAACGGTTCAGAATTTGTACCCAGActgggaaaaggaaatataa